Sequence from the Hyalangium gracile genome:
AAGTCCTCCCACGTCCAGTCGCGCGTGGGCAGCGGCACCTTGAAGCGCTGGAAGAGGCCCCGGTTGTAATAGACGACGAGGCTGGAGATGTTCTGCGGCAGGCAGGTGAGGGTGCCCTGGTAGCGGAACGCCTCCACGGTGGCGGGGTACAGGTCCGCCTCCTTCAGCGCGGTGCTCTTCTCCAGGCGCATGCCCAGGGGCTCGAGCACGCCCTTGCCGGCGAACTGCGCGTAGCGCCGGTAGTTGAGCAGGAAGAGATCCGGCGGCGTCCCACCCGAGAACCCCGTGGTGAGCTTCACCATGTGGTCCTTCTGCTTGCCGATGGGGATCAGCCGAACCTTCACGTCGGGGTTCCTCGCCTCGAAGGTGGCGATGAGCTGGCGGTAGGCGTCGACCTCGATGGGATCGCCGAAGAGCTGGAGGGTGACCTCCGCGCTGGCGGTACTCGGCGCGTCGGGAGGGCGGGTGTCGCTCGGGGGGGCCGCTGGCGCTGCCTTGGAGTCGTCCGCCTCCTTCTTGCACCCACCCAGCAGCGCCGCGAGCGCGAGGCTCCACATCACCGTCCAGGCCGTCCGCTTCATCTCTTCTCTCCGAGGACACTCAGGGATGCTCCGGGCCGTCTTCTGCCAGCCACCCGCTGCCCTGTCCAGCCGCGCAAGCCCTGGCGGACAGGACGACGGGCGCGTCTGTCCTGTTCGCGTTAGACTCCCGACCCATGAGTGACGTGAGTCGCAGGGATGCGCTGAAGCTGATTGCCGTCGCGGGCGCGTCGGCGACAGGCTGCACGGACAGTTCTCGGAAGCCGGAGGAGAAGGGGATGAGTCAGAAAGGTAGCGAGCAGGTGGACGTCGTCGTCAGCGTCAATCCACTGGGATTCATCTGGGAGACGCCCGACCCGTTCCTCTTCTGCGTCCACCATGACGATCGGTATCCGAAGGGCAACGAGCACATGGGGCCAGCCGCCTCGCTGGCGGGCCGCGACATCGGGCAGGACTTCGTGGGCAAGGACGGCTGGCGCATGTACCACGGGAGGACCGTCCCGGGGTTCCCGCAGCACCCGCACCGTGGCTTCGAGACCGTGACGGTGGTGCGCAGCGGACTGCTCGACCACTCCGACTCGCTCGGCGCCGTGGCCCGCTTCGGGGGCGGCGATGCCCAGTGGATCACCGCGGGCAGGGGGCTGCTCCACTCGGAGATGTTCCCCCTGCTCAACCGCGAGGCGCCCAACCCGGTCGAGCTGTTCCAGATCTGGCTCAACCTGCCGAAGGCGGACAAGTTCGCCGAGCCGCACTTCGCCATGCTCTGGAACCACACCATCCCGCGGCATGTCGCGCGGGACGCGGAGGGGCGCACCACCGAGGTGACGCTCGTGGCGGGCCGGCTGGGAGACGTGAAGGCGCCGCCGCCCCCACCGAAGTCGTGGGCCGCGCGCCCCGACACCGACGTCGCCATCTGGACCATCAAGCTGGCGCCCAACGCCCGGTGGACCCTGCCGGCCGCCGCGCGAGGAAGCAACCGCCGGCTCTACTTCTTCCGGGGCTCTCGGCTGAGCGTGGGCGGGAAGGTCATTCCCCCCTCGCACTCCGCGACGCTCCGCTCGGAGCTCGACGCGGTGCTGGAGAACGGGCCGGACGAGACCGAGTGCCTGCTGCTGCAGGGGCGCCCCATCAGCGAGCCCGTCGTGCAGTACGGGCCCTTCGTGATGAACTCGCGCGAGGAGATCCAGCAGGCCTTCGCCGACTTCCAGCGCACGCAGTTCGGCGGCTGGCCCTGGTCGAGCAACGATCCGGTCCACGCCCGGGAGGAGGGGCGCTTCGCGCGCCACGCCGACGGCCGCATCGAGCGCCCCGCCTGAGCCGTGGCTACCCGTGCGCCGCGCGGGTGACGCTCCGGCTCTCGCGCTGATCCCAGCCGTAGAGCCGGGCGCAGTTGTCCCAGAGGATCTTCCGTCGGGCGCTCTCCGGGAGGGGAATCTCCAGGAAGCGCTCCACGGCCCGGGGGTAGCGCGAGTCCGGGTGCGGCCAGTCCGTGGAGAAGACGATGTTGTCGGCCCCCAGGGCGTCGACGACGTGCGTGACGAAGTCCTCGTCCGCCTCCACGGAGACGACGCACTGCCGCCGGAAGTAGTGGCTGGGGGGCTCGGGGAGCTGCTGGTGGGTGACGCCCAGCTGGATCTCCCAGTGCTCGTCCATGCGGTGCAGCAGCCAGGGCACCCAGCTGCAGTTGCCCTCCAGGAGGCCCACCCGCAGCGTGGGGTGTCGCGCGAGCACGCCGCCGCCGCAGAGGGCCATGGCCGCGTACATCATCTCCATGGAGTGGCAGGCCACGTGGCGCAGGAAGATGTTGCCGCCGAACTGGCTCCCCGCCTGCGGCAGGTGCGAGCCGACGCCCTCGTGGAACACCACGGGGATGTCCAGCCGGGTGCACGCCTCCCAGAGCGGCTCATACGCGGCGTCGTACCACTGGCGGCCCTGCACGGGGTTGGGGCGCAGGAAGATGGCGCGGAAGCCGAGCTCCTCCACGGCGCGGCAGGTCTCCCGCACGGCCTCCTCCACGGAGTGCGGAGCCACCATGGCCGCGCCGAACAGCCGCTCGGGCGCGCGCTTCACGTAGTCGGCGAGCCAGTCGTTGTACGCCCGCGCCACCGCGCCGGCGTACTCCGGCTCCAGCTCATCCACGGCGAGCGCGAGCAGCCCCGAGGTGGGGAAGACGACGGTGGCGTCCACGCCCTCGGTCTCCATGGCCTCCAGCTGCGTGTCGGCGGACCAGCCGCGCCGGGAGGAGTCGGCGAACCGGGCCTGCTGGAAGCGCTCCAGCGAGCGGGCCTCCGGGCGCTGCTCCATGGCCTGGCGCACCATGGCCCGGACCTGCGCCGAGGGCAGCACCGACGGCAGCGGGCGGCCGTCCGGACCCCGGGGATCGAACCAGGGCATGATCCGCTGCTCGAGCTCCATGTAGACGACCGCGTTGCGGAAGGCGAACTCCGAGCTGCGCGGAGCTCGCTCCCGGAAGCGCGGCTCGATGTACCGCTCCCATAGATCCGGAGGCTCCACGCAGTGCATGTCGCTGTCGAAGACCCTGTAGCCTGCTCGTGCCATGGCTCGTCGCTCCCGTGTCGGCTGCTCCCGGGAGACAGAGGCGCCCCACGGCGAGCGTGACGGGCGTGCCGCTCGGCGGCCCTGGGAGCAGGCCTGGTCGGAGGGCCTGCTCACATCCTGGCCTGGCGCACTCGACCCAGGGAGGGCCCACCTTCCAGACGAGGCCTCACGACCGGGGCCTGTTGCGCGAGGGCAGCGAGACATGGACATCCACTTCGAGAAGCTGACGATTCCCGCCACCGACGGTTTCCGGCTGGCCGCGACCCTCTACTCCCCCGACGGGGAGGCTGCCCGCCCCGTGGTGCTGATCAACCCGGCCACCGGAGTGAAGCGCACCCTCTACGAGAAGTTCGCCCGGTTCCTCGCGGGGCGGGGGATGCACGTCCTCACCTATGACTATCGGGGCATCGGCGGCTCCCGCACCGAGCCGCTGCGCTCACTGGACGCGACGATGGTGGACTGGGGAGCGCGGGACCTGGCGGGGGCCGTGGACTGGCTGGTGGAGCAGTTCCCCGACTGCCCGCTGCTCGCGGTGGGGCACAGCTCGGGCGGACAGCTGCTCGGGATGACGGATCGCATCCAGCACGTCTCCGCCCTGCTC
This genomic interval carries:
- a CDS encoding pirin family protein; translation: MSQKGSEQVDVVVSVNPLGFIWETPDPFLFCVHHDDRYPKGNEHMGPAASLAGRDIGQDFVGKDGWRMYHGRTVPGFPQHPHRGFETVTVVRSGLLDHSDSLGAVARFGGGDAQWITAGRGLLHSEMFPLLNREAPNPVELFQIWLNLPKADKFAEPHFAMLWNHTIPRHVARDAEGRTTEVTLVAGRLGDVKAPPPPPKSWAARPDTDVAIWTIKLAPNARWTLPAAARGSNRRLYFFRGSRLSVGGKVIPPSHSATLRSELDAVLENGPDETECLLLQGRPISEPVVQYGPFVMNSREEIQQAFADFQRTQFGGWPWSSNDPVHAREEGRFARHADGRIERPA
- a CDS encoding amidohydrolase family protein, giving the protein MARAGYRVFDSDMHCVEPPDLWERYIEPRFRERAPRSSEFAFRNAVVYMELEQRIMPWFDPRGPDGRPLPSVLPSAQVRAMVRQAMEQRPEARSLERFQQARFADSSRRGWSADTQLEAMETEGVDATVVFPTSGLLALAVDELEPEYAGAVARAYNDWLADYVKRAPERLFGAAMVAPHSVEEAVRETCRAVEELGFRAIFLRPNPVQGRQWYDAAYEPLWEACTRLDIPVVFHEGVGSHLPQAGSQFGGNIFLRHVACHSMEMMYAAMALCGGGVLARHPTLRVGLLEGNCSWVPWLLHRMDEHWEIQLGVTHQQLPEPPSHYFRRQCVVSVEADEDFVTHVVDALGADNIVFSTDWPHPDSRYPRAVERFLEIPLPESARRKILWDNCARLYGWDQRESRSVTRAAHG